The Solanum lycopersicum chromosome 9, SLM_r2.1 genome window below encodes:
- the LOC138338547 gene encoding FK506-binding protein 4-like has protein sequence MSTSSSSSKKMLDALSEIAPLAFYSPTPVQASLPPPPIPGPCEDMLPDNMFEGDLPKHRTSESNIVAASEELVIESLAMMREEARAEHTDALEGEEVRPSQPIFDKTPDLGRYSSSSSSESASEEEPLKWKMESRKVKEKVVEEPPKRRPNTRIPKEKLVELSGEEVEKKNNKKKSEKKRERVTKKVEKSQSKGKRSEKKRKRTQGPDPQARKVENVNLQEIVDTLRKQAVLAGRVFDMGIITLPGMDSLHDMVEIKSWLHLFNRKSPILHEEEVREFYYNVQFMEDGSLLTRVNNIAISLNEVVLGKILRVPTEGTRSVLNKNCSSEFESLISKTPTTKVAGIYKKIMNSEYQLVFEFVNKVVLPRKKRELLLLLLTCT, from the exons ATGTCTacctcttcatcttcttctaagAAAATGTTGGATGCACTTAGTGAAATTGCGCCACTTGCATTCTATTCTCCAACACCTGTTCAAGCCAGCCTTCCTCCCCCACCCA TACCTGGTCCATGTGAAGACATGTTGCCTGACAACATGTTTGAGGGAGATCTACCAAAACACAGGACTTCCGAGTCTAATATCGTGGCAGCGAGTGAGGAACTCGTGATTGAGAGCCTGGCAATGATGAGAGAAGAGGCCAGAGCAGAACATACTGACGCCCTGGAAGGAGAAGAGGTAAGGCCCTCTCAACCCATTTTCGATAAAACCCCCGATTTAGGGCGgtactcttcttcctcttcatctGAATCTGCAAGTGAGGAAGAACCATTAAAATGGAAGATGGAGAGTCGAAAAGTAAAGGAAAAGGTCGTGGAGGAGCCTCCTAAGAGACGACCTAATACAAG GATACCTAAAGAAAAACTGGTTGAGTTGTCTGGAGAAgaggttgaaaagaaaaataacaagaagaagtcagaaaagaaaagggaaagggtTACAAAGAAGGTTGAAAAGTCACAGTCCAAAGGGAAGAGAtctgagaaaaagagaaagcggACACAGGGACCTGATCCTCAAGCCAGGAAAGTTGAGAATGTCAACTTGCAGGAAATAGTTGACACTCTGAGGAAACAAGCAGTCCTCGCTGGAAGAGTGTTTGATATGGGGATTATTACTCTTCCGGGCATGGATTCTCTGCATGACATGGTGGAGATCAAATCTTGGCTGCACCTGTTCAACAGAAAATCCCCCATCCTCCATGAAGAAGAGGTTCGTGAATTCTATTACAATGTTCAATTCATGGAAGATGGGAGTCTCCTCACACGTGTGAACAATATTGCTATTTCTTTGAATGAGGTGGTGTTGGGGAAAATCCTCAGAGTGCCTACAGAGGGGACCCGGTCCGTGCTGAACAAAAATTGCTCTTCAGAATTTGAATCCCTGATTTCTAAGACTCCCACAACTAAGGTTGCTGGGatctataagaaaattatgaatagTGAGTATCAGCTGGTCTTCGAGTTTGTCAACAAGGTGGTTCTTCCTCGTAAGAAAAGAGAACTCTTGCTACTGCTGCTGACTTGTACGTAA